In Litorimonas taeanensis, one DNA window encodes the following:
- the phhA gene encoding phenylalanine 4-monooxygenase, with the protein MIEDPIIAAQTPAPDFTINQVWEAYTDEEHAVWDLLYQRQSDLLKDRTTPEFLEGLEKLSLSDGGIPDLSTLNPKLQALTGWTVVMVPHLVPDNVFFEHLANRRFPAGRFIRKRNQLDYLQEPDVFHDIFGHVPLLTQPVFADYMQAYGQGGLRSLEYDALKYLARLYWYTVEFGLINTPAGLRHYGAGIVSSYGEAQYSLESRSPHHIGFDLKRVMQTEYKIDDFQDCYFIIDSFEELFAATQQDFEPIYKNLIENDTVFTPQCLAQEDSIIQRGDLSYGRDNVSILPEPDAIPHA; encoded by the coding sequence ATGATTGAAGATCCAATAATTGCCGCGCAAACACCCGCCCCGGACTTCACAATAAATCAAGTTTGGGAAGCTTATACGGATGAAGAGCACGCAGTTTGGGATTTACTTTACCAACGTCAATCAGACCTTCTGAAAGACCGAACAACGCCAGAGTTTCTAGAAGGATTAGAAAAACTGTCTCTAAGTGACGGGGGAATCCCTGATCTTTCTACGCTAAACCCAAAGCTACAGGCTCTGACAGGCTGGACTGTCGTCATGGTACCCCACCTTGTACCAGATAATGTGTTCTTTGAACATCTGGCAAACCGCCGCTTCCCCGCAGGACGATTTATACGTAAACGCAACCAACTGGATTACTTACAAGAGCCAGATGTTTTCCATGATATATTTGGCCACGTTCCCCTCTTAACACAGCCTGTTTTCGCTGATTACATGCAAGCTTATGGTCAGGGCGGACTTCGCTCTCTCGAATATGATGCTCTGAAATACTTAGCACGACTTTATTGGTACACTGTGGAGTTTGGACTCATTAACACCCCTGCTGGCCTTCGCCATTACGGGGCCGGCATTGTTTCCTCTTATGGAGAAGCACAATATAGCCTAGAAAGCCGCTCACCACATCATATCGGTTTTGACCTTAAACGCGTTATGCAAACAGAATATAAGATTGATGACTTCCAAGACTGTTACTTTATCATTGATTCATTCGAAGAACTTTTCGCGGCAACTCAGCAAGATTTCGAGCCCATTTATAAAAATCTGATAGAGAACGACACGGTTTTTACTCCGCAATGCTTAGCTCAAGAAGACTCTATAATTCAAAGAGGCGACCTCTCTTACGGCCGTGATAATGTTTCCATCTTGCCTGAGCCTGACGCGATTCCTCACGCCTAA
- a CDS encoding OmpA family protein: protein MKQKLLFAAATAALMAAPSLASAQESGWYLRGNAGYGTHTDGSFSEGMVGDVESEGDFAYSLGLGYQFPSGWRLELDGTDLKTDLGSISSLPNSDAQLRTRNLMLNAIYDFNDFGDWTPYVGAGLGISHGRMLATAGDYVDSTNTFQQSSACPGATNGTIPSYCDAIDSDTNFGWQVLAGLGYAISDNLTWDTQYKYADAGEVRLDGRRVGAVPASNFTTVYEDAASHTLLTGFRYRFGAPAPVPAPLPVANVECWDGSMVFNTNQCPAEPQPTVRCWDGSMVFDSGECPVQPQTYTCWDGSLVYDLATCPVETRSRETIASLCGEQYRQEIIYYEFDKGQSAETRNTINRILDIGQYCNVDNIRVVGHTDSSGSAAYNLALSKRRAKDARDELVRQGVRDEIITSEGKGETELFVQTGDGVKEDLNRRTEVLISLSETGGIIN from the coding sequence ATGAAGCAGAAGCTTCTTTTTGCTGCGGCCACAGCCGCCCTGATGGCGGCGCCATCACTCGCATCCGCTCAAGAGAGTGGTTGGTATCTTCGCGGTAACGCGGGTTATGGTACACATACAGACGGCTCATTTAGCGAAGGTATGGTTGGTGATGTTGAGAGCGAAGGTGATTTCGCATATTCACTTGGTCTTGGTTATCAGTTCCCAAGCGGCTGGCGTTTGGAATTAGACGGAACAGATTTGAAGACTGACTTGGGTTCAATCTCATCTCTTCCAAATAGTGATGCACAATTGCGCACTAGAAACCTTATGTTGAACGCTATTTATGATTTCAATGATTTCGGTGACTGGACACCTTATGTTGGTGCAGGTCTTGGTATTTCTCATGGTAGAATGCTAGCAACAGCTGGTGACTATGTAGATTCAACCAATACTTTCCAACAGTCTTCAGCTTGCCCAGGTGCTACGAATGGAACAATCCCGTCATATTGTGATGCAATTGATTCAGACACGAATTTTGGTTGGCAAGTTCTAGCGGGTCTAGGTTATGCTATCTCTGATAATCTAACTTGGGATACTCAGTACAAATATGCTGATGCTGGTGAAGTCAGACTAGATGGCCGCCGTGTTGGTGCTGTTCCTGCATCTAACTTTACAACAGTTTATGAAGATGCTGCGTCACACACTTTATTGACTGGTTTCCGTTACCGCTTTGGTGCTCCGGCTCCAGTACCTGCGCCTCTTCCAGTGGCTAATGTAGAGTGTTGGGATGGATCAATGGTCTTTAACACTAATCAGTGTCCTGCTGAGCCTCAGCCAACAGTACGTTGCTGGGATGGTTCAATGGTCTTTGATTCAGGTGAGTGTCCAGTTCAGCCACAAACATATACATGTTGGGATGGTTCATTGGTTTATGATCTTGCGACATGTCCAGTTGAGACTCGCTCACGCGAAACAATCGCTTCTCTTTGTGGTGAGCAATATCGTCAAGAAATCATCTATTATGAATTCGATAAAGGTCAATCTGCTGAAACACGCAATACAATCAACCGTATCCTAGATATCGGTCAATATTGTAACGTCGACAACATTCGTGTTGTTGGTCATACAGATTCATCAGGTTCTGCTGCTTACAACCTAGCGCTTTCTAAGCGTCGTGCCAAAGATGCGCGTGACGAGTTGGTTCGCCAAGGTGTTCGTGATGAAATCATCACGTCAGAAGGTAAGGGCGAAACTGAATTGTTCGTTCAAACTGGCGATGGCGTTAAGGAAGATCTTAACCGTCGTACAGAAGTTTTGATCTCACTTAGTGAAACTGGTGGTATCATCAACTAA
- the tgt gene encoding tRNA guanosine(34) transglycosylase Tgt, which produces MAVFPFDIHAREGKARTGVLRTPRGDIRTPAFMPVGTAGTVKGVYMDQVKGTGADIILGNTYHLMLRPGAERVKKLGGLHKFGGWSGPILTDSGGFQVWSLSKLRKMSEAGVEFQSHLDGSRHMLSPERSIEIQADLLGADISMQLDECTAFPSTHEQAKSSMELSLRWGRRSLEAFGERESQTLFAIVQGSTFPDLREKSAISSRTEGAAGGYGGYAIGGLAVGEGHEMMCEVLDFTTLHLPEDRPRYLMGVGKPIDLVEAVARGVDMFDCVIPTRSGRHGQVWTDTGPYNIKRAEFSEDESPLDETISCEASNAYSKAYVHHLVRSKEMLGGMILSWHNIAYFEDLMARIRSAIFEQRFEAFVEEFRKNWRG; this is translated from the coding sequence ATGGCTGTATTCCCATTTGATATTCATGCCCGTGAAGGCAAGGCTCGCACAGGTGTGTTACGCACCCCGCGCGGAGATATCAGGACGCCTGCATTTATGCCTGTTGGCACAGCCGGCACTGTAAAAGGTGTCTATATGGACCAAGTGAAAGGGACAGGGGCTGATATTATCTTGGGAAACACCTATCACCTAATGCTCCGTCCAGGGGCTGAGCGTGTAAAAAAACTTGGTGGGCTTCACAAATTTGGCGGTTGGAGCGGTCCGATTTTAACAGATTCGGGTGGTTTCCAAGTTTGGTCTTTGTCTAAGCTTAGAAAAATGAGTGAAGCTGGTGTAGAATTTCAGAGCCATCTGGATGGTAGTCGGCATATGCTGTCACCCGAACGTTCCATAGAAATACAAGCCGATCTTCTAGGGGCCGATATTTCAATGCAACTAGATGAATGCACGGCATTCCCGTCAACACATGAGCAGGCGAAAAGCTCTATGGAGTTATCCTTGCGATGGGGCAGGCGTTCCCTAGAGGCCTTTGGGGAGCGCGAATCGCAAACGCTCTTTGCTATTGTTCAAGGTTCGACCTTTCCAGATTTACGAGAGAAGTCAGCGATATCAAGCCGAACAGAGGGCGCGGCAGGTGGGTATGGTGGATACGCTATTGGCGGTTTGGCAGTAGGCGAAGGGCATGAAATGATGTGTGAGGTATTAGATTTCACAACTTTGCATCTTCCCGAAGACCGTCCGCGCTATTTAATGGGGGTCGGAAAGCCGATAGATTTGGTTGAGGCTGTCGCTAGGGGGGTAGATATGTTTGATTGTGTTATCCCTACGCGTTCAGGTCGTCACGGACAGGTGTGGACTGATACAGGGCCGTATAATATCAAACGCGCCGAATTTTCTGAGGATGAAAGCCCTTTGGACGAGACAATATCCTGTGAGGCTTCCAATGCTTATTCTAAGGCTTATGTCCATCATCTAGTGCGCTCAAAAGAAATGTTGGGTGGGATGATATTGAGTTGGCACAATATTGCATATTTTGAAGACCTTATGGCGCGTATACGATCCGCAATATTCGAGCAACGTTTTGAAGCTTTTGTAGAAGAGTTCAGAAAAAATTGGCGTGGATAA
- the queA gene encoding tRNA preQ1(34) S-adenosylmethionine ribosyltransferase-isomerase QueA gives MDVSLFDFTLPEAAIALRPSVPRDSAKLLHVSAAGEFSDHRVSDLATLLNAGDVLVLNETKVFSAALKGVRPARSHGGGGAVTVDVNLHTPETDMTWRAFVRPAKRVREGDVLTFSDELKGVISDKREGGDVAITFECEGDLMASIDAAGEPPLPPYIARKRKPDAQDVEDYQTVYAQEAGSVAAPTAGLHFTPEVFQSLSDKGVELARLILHVGAGTFLPVKSEDTSAHKMHSERYTISDSTAAQINKAKAEGRRIVAVGTTSLRALESSVDEVGKVQSGSAETEIFLTPGSDFKVIDGLMTNFHLPKSTLFMLVSAIAGLDRMQSAYAYAIENNYRFYSYGDSSLIWKAD, from the coding sequence ATGGACGTCTCTCTATTCGACTTTACGCTTCCAGAGGCCGCAATTGCTTTGCGGCCATCGGTTCCGCGCGACTCCGCAAAGTTGTTGCATGTCTCTGCTGCCGGTGAGTTTTCAGATCATCGAGTTTCTGACTTGGCGACGCTCTTAAATGCGGGCGATGTGCTGGTCCTGAACGAGACTAAGGTTTTTTCAGCCGCACTGAAGGGGGTGCGACCTGCGCGTTCTCATGGCGGCGGGGGGGCTGTGACAGTAGATGTAAATCTACACACTCCAGAAACCGACATGACTTGGCGCGCTTTTGTTCGCCCCGCTAAACGCGTTAGGGAAGGGGATGTTTTAACATTCTCTGATGAGTTAAAGGGTGTCATTAGCGATAAGCGTGAGGGCGGCGATGTCGCAATTACATTTGAGTGCGAAGGTGATTTGATGGCGTCTATAGATGCCGCAGGAGAGCCGCCTCTTCCGCCATATATTGCCCGTAAACGTAAACCTGATGCACAGGACGTGGAAGACTATCAGACTGTCTATGCGCAAGAGGCGGGATCCGTTGCTGCGCCAACGGCTGGCCTGCACTTCACTCCAGAAGTGTTTCAAAGTTTGAGTGATAAGGGGGTAGAGCTTGCTCGGCTCATCCTTCATGTTGGAGCGGGTACTTTTTTGCCGGTAAAGTCTGAAGACACATCCGCGCATAAAATGCATTCAGAACGCTATACAATTTCTGATTCTACTGCGGCGCAAATTAATAAGGCGAAGGCAGAGGGGCGCCGGATTGTAGCCGTTGGTACGACATCGCTGCGAGCCTTGGAGAGTTCGGTGGATGAGGTCGGGAAAGTACAGAGTGGGTCTGCGGAAACCGAAATTTTCTTGACACCAGGGTCTGATTTTAAGGTGATTGATGGGTTGATGACAAATTTTCATTTGCCTAAGTCAACATTATTTATGCTTGTGAGTGCTATTGCTGGCTTGGATCGTATGCAGTCGGCTTACGCTTATGCAATTGAAAATAATTACCGTTTTTACTCCTATGGTGACAGTAGTTTGATATGGAAGGCCGATTAA
- a CDS encoding peptidylprolyl isomerase, whose translation MTEKLIMTVDAHDGNPGDVTILLRPDLAPKHVAQITKLAKEGFYDGLTFHRVIDGFMAQGGCPNGTGMGGAKENIPAEFNKHSHIEGVCSMARSQNPNSASSQFFICLDDASFLDGQYTVWGEVESGMELVHALPKGEPPRMAGKIVKMTVVEA comes from the coding sequence ATGACTGAAAAACTTATTATGACTGTGGATGCCCATGATGGGAACCCTGGCGACGTAACAATACTTTTGCGTCCAGATTTAGCGCCAAAGCATGTCGCGCAAATCACAAAGTTAGCTAAAGAGGGTTTTTACGACGGGTTGACCTTTCACCGCGTGATTGATGGGTTTATGGCGCAAGGTGGTTGTCCAAATGGTACAGGTATGGGCGGCGCCAAAGAGAATATTCCGGCCGAGTTTAATAAGCATTCACATATTGAAGGTGTGTGCTCAATGGCTCGTTCTCAAAACCCTAATTCGGCTTCTAGCCAATTCTTCATCTGTCTTGACGATGCATCATTCCTTGATGGTCAGTATACAGTTTGGGGTGAGGTTGAAAGCGGTATGGAGCTCGTTCACGCACTTCCAAAAGGTGAGCCTCCGCGTATGGCGGGTAAAATTGTCAAAATGACTGTCGTCGAGGCATAA
- a CDS encoding peptidylprolyl isomerase: MMHRFLLSAVLGSTLLATGCSAQESVSDKIANVSESEVSAPAEAWRSVDPENLIIIDTAYGVIGVELYPEIAPMHVEQIKSLVRSKFYDNVKFHRVIDGFMNQTGDGTNGDGTGDSDLPDIAAEFTFRRDTSMPVTLVGVRENGAQKVDVGFYKSLPVATQPTAQAMLTADGKVAASGLHCKGVTSMARTNDPNSANSQFFLMRDRASHLDRQYSIWGNTVMGRDLLTRFKVGTVGEAGFVPDKMNTVRIAADLPENERPNIDVMKTSHPAFTTFLNSQKKPDGTFPDICDIAVPTKAG; this comes from the coding sequence ATGATGCACCGTTTTTTATTGAGTGCTGTTTTGGGGTCTACCCTCCTAGCGACAGGCTGCTCTGCACAAGAGAGCGTCTCTGATAAAATTGCAAATGTTTCTGAATCTGAAGTTTCTGCGCCAGCAGAAGCTTGGCGTAGTGTGGATCCTGAAAACCTTATCATCATTGATACCGCTTATGGCGTCATTGGTGTTGAGTTGTATCCTGAAATAGCGCCTATGCATGTGGAACAAATCAAGAGCTTGGTACGATCTAAGTTTTACGACAACGTGAAATTTCATCGCGTAATAGACGGGTTTATGAATCAGACTGGTGATGGCACAAATGGTGACGGCACTGGGGATTCTGATTTGCCGGATATTGCGGCTGAATTCACGTTCCGCAGAGATACATCTATGCCTGTGACTTTGGTTGGTGTGCGAGAGAATGGGGCGCAAAAAGTGGATGTGGGGTTCTATAAGTCACTTCCTGTCGCTACCCAGCCTACCGCTCAAGCTATGCTGACTGCAGATGGTAAAGTTGCAGCGTCAGGCCTTCATTGTAAGGGGGTGACATCTATGGCGCGTACAAACGATCCAAATTCTGCCAATAGTCAGTTTTTTCTAATGCGAGACAGAGCGTCTCATCTGGATAGGCAATATTCCATCTGGGGTAATACAGTGATGGGTCGTGATTTGCTAACGCGTTTCAAAGTCGGGACTGTCGGTGAGGCAGGGTTTGTGCCTGATAAAATGAATACGGTTCGAATTGCTGCTGATCTTCCTGAAAATGAACGCCCAAACATAGATGTAATGAAGACAAGCCATCCAGCCTTTACAACTTTTTTGAATAGTCAGAAAAAACCTGACGGAACATTCCCTGATATTTGCGACATCGCTGTCCCCACTAAAGCGGGCTAA
- the coaD gene encoding pantetheine-phosphate adenylyltransferase: MKSSPAHRTALYPGTFDPMTLGHLDILKRASRLCDKLVVAVAINRSKNPLFALSERVEMVENVVAPFRERIDVEVLPFEGLLIHFVESVGANMIVRGLRAVSDFEYEFQMAGMNDRLNPDIETVFLMADPQYQTIASRLVKEIARLGGDVSQFVTPEVEIRLKDKYT, translated from the coding sequence ATGAAATCTTCCCCTGCACACCGAACCGCTCTTTATCCTGGTACATTTGACCCCATGACCTTAGGGCATTTAGATATTTTGAAGCGAGCAAGTCGCTTGTGCGATAAGCTTGTCGTTGCTGTTGCTATTAACCGTTCGAAGAACCCGCTTTTTGCACTGAGTGAGCGTGTGGAAATGGTGGAGAACGTAGTGGCGCCTTTCCGTGAACGAATTGATGTCGAAGTCTTACCTTTCGAAGGTTTACTGATACATTTCGTTGAAAGCGTCGGCGCGAATATGATAGTGCGCGGCTTGAGGGCTGTTTCGGACTTTGAATATGAATTCCAAATGGCAGGTATGAATGATCGACTAAACCCGGATATCGAAACTGTGTTTCTTATGGCAGACCCGCAATATCAAACCATTGCGTCACGCCTTGTGAAAGAAATTGCACGCCTTGGCGGGGATGTGTCTCAGTTTGTAACACCCGAAGTCGAAATACGATTAAAGGATAAATATACATGA
- a CDS encoding TIGR00282 family metallophosphoesterase → MKLAFFGDVVGRAGREAVTRYLPRVKGELGLDAVVINAENAAGGFGITRSTADELFEAGANVLTLGNHSFDQAQGISVIENEDRLLRPCNYPAGQVPGRGAGLYNVNGYNLLVINVHGRVFMDALDDPFIAVERELNAAPLGEVADAVIVDMHAEATSEKNGMGYFCDGRASLVVGTHQHVPTADARILPQGTAYQTDAGMCGDYNSIIGMEVDEPLRRFTTRMRGGRFNPASGPGTLCGVYVETNSKGLATQVSPIRMGGQLFEIMPRNS, encoded by the coding sequence ATGAAATTAGCATTTTTCGGAGATGTGGTAGGACGCGCTGGTCGTGAAGCCGTGACGCGGTACTTGCCGCGTGTGAAGGGCGAATTGGGCTTGGATGCCGTTGTGATAAACGCCGAAAATGCGGCGGGTGGCTTCGGTATTACGCGCTCTACAGCCGATGAGCTGTTCGAAGCTGGCGCCAATGTTTTAACGCTAGGAAATCATAGTTTCGACCAAGCGCAGGGAATATCAGTTATTGAGAATGAAGACCGCCTTTTGAGACCTTGTAACTATCCAGCAGGACAAGTGCCGGGCAGAGGCGCAGGCTTATATAATGTAAATGGCTATAACCTCTTGGTTATAAATGTGCATGGCCGAGTTTTTATGGATGCTCTAGATGACCCTTTTATCGCTGTTGAACGAGAATTGAATGCTGCTCCTCTTGGAGAAGTCGCAGATGCAGTTATCGTTGATATGCATGCAGAGGCGACATCAGAAAAAAATGGTATGGGGTATTTTTGTGACGGCCGGGCTTCACTTGTGGTTGGCACGCATCAACATGTTCCAACAGCTGACGCCCGTATATTACCACAAGGAACGGCTTATCAGACGGATGCTGGTATGTGTGGAGACTATAACTCTATTATTGGGATGGAGGTGGATGAGCCGCTTCGTCGTTTCACAACACGTATGCGGGGAGGGCGGTTCAACCCTGCCTCTGGACCAGGGACATTGTGTGGAGTTTATGTTGAGACAAACAGTAAGGGGCTGGCTACTCAGGTGAGTCCTATTCGTATGGGTGGACAGTTGTTTGAAATTATGCCGCGCAATTCCTAG
- a CDS encoding 5-formyltetrahydrofolate cyclo-ligase, whose protein sequence is MPMVNPPKSIARKAARRQRMQCQDTSAGVELIRHFPAVQFRGASIGGYWPLSGEINICPLMQALQNGGHCIGLPRILGPELPLEFRLWTQGGELYPGPFKTLQPASTKPVIIPELVLVPLLAFTADGARLGYGGGYYDRTIECLRRNHNVFACGVAYAGQETANLPTEAHDVSLDAILTQDYFKAFS, encoded by the coding sequence ATGCCGATGGTTAATCCTCCAAAATCAATTGCAAGGAAAGCGGCGAGACGCCAACGCATGCAATGCCAAGACACCTCGGCTGGTGTAGAGCTCATAAGACACTTTCCGGCTGTTCAGTTTCGGGGGGCAAGTATAGGGGGCTATTGGCCTCTTTCGGGTGAGATTAATATATGCCCTCTTATGCAAGCCTTGCAGAATGGCGGCCACTGTATCGGGTTGCCTCGCATTCTTGGCCCTGAATTACCGCTCGAATTTAGGCTGTGGACGCAAGGTGGTGAGCTTTATCCGGGCCCATTTAAAACATTGCAGCCGGCCTCGACAAAGCCCGTTATTATACCTGAGCTTGTGTTAGTGCCGCTATTGGCTTTCACTGCTGATGGCGCACGTTTAGGGTATGGCGGTGGTTATTATGATAGGACGATTGAATGCTTACGAAGAAATCACAATGTTTTTGCTTGCGGAGTTGCCTATGCTGGGCAAGAGACTGCCAACTTACCGACAGAGGCGCATGATGTGTCTCTGGACGCGATTTTAACTCAGGACTATTTCAAGGCCTTTTCATGA
- a CDS encoding ArsR/SmtB family transcription factor: MESKLAVQRLSALAQTGRLSVFRLLVKAGKEGLSAGEIAKALNVPANTLSAQLNILSSARLVTSIREGRSIIYTAQFDHMAELVVYLVEDCCQGHADVCEPLEHATKRINCC; this comes from the coding sequence ATGGAATCAAAACTTGCCGTACAACGACTTTCAGCCCTAGCGCAGACTGGACGCCTCTCTGTTTTTCGGCTTTTAGTAAAAGCTGGAAAAGAAGGCCTCTCCGCTGGCGAGATTGCCAAAGCTCTTAACGTACCCGCTAATACGCTATCAGCTCAGCTCAACATTTTGTCGTCCGCAAGACTGGTCACAAGCATACGCGAGGGCCGTTCAATAATTTACACGGCGCAATTTGATCATATGGCTGAGCTCGTCGTCTATTTAGTTGAGGATTGCTGCCAAGGTCACGCTGATGTGTGTGAACCTCTTGAACACGCTACAAAACGCATCAATTGTTGTTAG
- the arsB gene encoding ACR3 family arsenite efflux transporter codes for MGIFERYLTLWVTLAIIGGILLGQVFPALFSALAALEYAKVNLPVALLIWAMIWPMMIGVDISSLRSVGEKPKGLIITLIINWLIKPFTMAALGVLFFKYIFAGLIPPEDAEGYLAGLILLGAAPCTAMVFVWSQLTKGDPNYTLAQVSVNDAIMVFAFAPIVALLLGVTDIIVPWETLITSVVLYVIVPLAVGIATRKILLKRGGVRAVDQFTEQVKPASIAALLGTVVLLFGFQGSVIINRPLIILLIAIPILIQSYAIFALAYGTAWLWKVPHNVAAPCAMIGTSNFFELAVAVAISLFGLNSGAALATVVGVLVEVPVMLSLVGFANRTRNHFQN; via the coding sequence ATGGGCATTTTTGAACGCTACCTGACCCTATGGGTTACACTTGCGATTATCGGCGGCATCTTACTTGGACAGGTTTTTCCAGCTCTATTTAGCGCTCTTGCAGCCTTAGAATACGCCAAAGTCAACCTGCCTGTCGCTTTACTTATTTGGGCTATGATTTGGCCCATGATGATAGGCGTAGACATTTCGAGCCTGAGAAGCGTCGGAGAAAAACCCAAAGGCCTCATTATAACTCTTATTATTAACTGGTTAATCAAGCCGTTTACTATGGCTGCACTTGGCGTTCTATTCTTTAAGTATATCTTCGCAGGACTCATTCCGCCAGAAGACGCTGAAGGCTATTTAGCAGGACTGATTTTATTAGGCGCTGCGCCTTGTACAGCTATGGTCTTTGTTTGGTCTCAACTGACCAAAGGCGACCCTAATTACACACTCGCCCAAGTCAGTGTAAATGACGCCATCATGGTCTTTGCCTTTGCGCCGATCGTAGCCCTACTCCTTGGCGTAACAGATATAATCGTGCCTTGGGAAACCTTGATTACCTCAGTAGTTCTCTATGTCATCGTTCCCTTAGCTGTAGGAATTGCGACACGTAAAATTCTGTTAAAACGGGGGGGAGTGAGAGCAGTGGATCAGTTCACCGAACAGGTAAAACCAGCCTCCATAGCCGCTCTTTTAGGTACTGTAGTCTTGCTTTTTGGGTTTCAAGGCTCTGTCATCATCAATCGCCCGCTAATCATACTCCTGATAGCAATTCCTATACTTATCCAATCATACGCCATTTTCGCCTTGGCCTATGGGACGGCATGGCTCTGGAAAGTACCTCATAACGTGGCCGCACCCTGCGCCATGATAGGCACATCAAATTTCTTTGAACTCGCCGTTGCCGTTGCTATCAGCCTCTTCGGCTTGAACTCAGGTGCCGCACTCGCTACCGTCGTTGGCGTATTGGTAGAGGTTCCCGTCATGTTGTCGCTTGTGGGATTTGCAAATCGCACCCGCAATCATTTTCAAAATTAG
- a CDS encoding arsenate reductase family protein: MIVVHHNPNCGTSRNVVAILRAAGYEPEIIDYITEGWTRPQLLGLLAAANLTPREALRTTKSPAKELGLLEDSVSEDEIFKQMLEHPVLVNRPLVCSPNGVKLCRPSEAVLNMIDNHPPENFRKEDGEPLNLTK, translated from the coding sequence ATGATTGTTGTCCATCATAACCCAAATTGCGGCACGTCTCGAAATGTCGTGGCGATACTCAGAGCAGCTGGATACGAGCCTGAAATAATTGATTACATCACAGAGGGCTGGACTCGCCCTCAACTCCTAGGCCTCCTAGCCGCCGCAAATTTAACCCCAAGAGAGGCGCTGCGAACCACTAAATCGCCCGCAAAAGAGCTGGGTTTGCTAGAAGATAGCGTTAGTGAAGACGAAATTTTCAAACAGATGTTAGAACACCCCGTTTTAGTCAACCGCCCCCTCGTCTGTAGCCCAAATGGTGTTAAGCTGTGCCGCCCGAGCGAAGCTGTCTTAAACATGATTGATAATCATCCTCCTGAGAATTTTCGCAAAGAGGACGGCGAACCACTGAATTTAACGAAGTAA
- a CDS encoding cell division protein ZapA gives MMGRVSLNINGRKYGLGCEPGEEERLMRLGQKLDDRVNAMANQFGQIGDLRLLVMAGITLLDELEDISDAVEQKVDERIGDVRKESEKVLAHAGEAEAKAAEGLLKAAAQIEKIAAKIESIVD, from the coding sequence ATGATGGGACGTGTCAGCCTTAATATAAATGGCCGAAAATATGGGCTGGGTTGTGAACCTGGCGAAGAAGAGCGTTTGATGCGCCTAGGGCAGAAGCTTGATGACCGTGTAAACGCGATGGCAAACCAGTTTGGCCAAATTGGTGATTTGCGATTGCTTGTTATGGCGGGCATAACATTACTAGACGAATTAGAAGATATTTCTGATGCTGTAGAACAAAAAGTCGATGAACGTATTGGTGATGTTAGAAAAGAAAGTGAGAAAGTTTTAGCTCATGCTGGTGAGGCTGAAGCAAAAGCTGCAGAAGGGCTTTTAAAGGCCGCCGCGCAAATTGAGAAAATAGCGGCTAAGATTGAATCGATTGTCGACTGA
- a CDS encoding DUF4164 family protein, whose protein sequence is MNDSVDMQSAAQKLQSALKTLEEAMDPLLTQFGQLKAKTAESESFSQDRSRLASDLDNAKAEQENMAARLQSREKEFEALAQETNQELDRVIRHVQVALESLPS, encoded by the coding sequence ATGAATGACAGCGTTGACATGCAAAGTGCCGCTCAAAAACTCCAATCTGCCCTGAAGACTCTAGAAGAAGCTATGGACCCACTTTTGACCCAATTTGGTCAATTAAAGGCCAAAACAGCCGAATCGGAAAGTTTTTCTCAGGACCGTTCGCGGTTGGCTTCTGATCTCGATAATGCGAAAGCCGAGCAAGAAAATATGGCTGCGCGATTACAGTCCCGAGAAAAAGAGTTCGAGGCTTTGGCTCAAGAAACCAATCAAGAACTGGATCGTGTTATTCGTCATGTCCAAGTTGCATTAGAAAGTTTGCCGTCATGA